A stretch of Fulvia fulva chromosome 4, complete sequence DNA encodes these proteins:
- a CDS encoding Quinone oxidoreductase PIG3: protein MATMRAVDVHNKKGPATSLFINPNTPRPSPKGSECLIKVRAFGLNRADTLQREGRYPAPPGVTQTMGLEFSGIVEEVGSGQTDDEWKKGEEVFGLTYGGAYAEYVVVNKKMLLRKPAELGWEVCAGIPEVWMTALQALRLVGEWCPEKKSILWHAGASSVSIAGIQLSLNLSPTPKVYATTRQDAKCTFVVDEIGATSAFKSTKPYTKADGSEGGTWADEVRRTNNNEGIDLVIDYIGAPYFGDNLAVLAKDGRVVQLGALGGTVLPEKTDISAFIMKRASFVGSTLRSRDPEYQGRLRDLLAEEVLPKLVRGEYRMPLERVLSWRDIGEAHLLLEGNKTMGKLVCVVD, encoded by the exons ATGGCCACGATGCGTGCTGTAG ACGTCCACAATAAAAAAGGCCCCGCCACCTCCCTCTTCATCAACCCCAACACCCCTCGCCCATCCCCGAAAGGATCAGAATGTCTCATCAAAGTCCGCGCTTTTGGCCTCAACCGCGCCGACACGCTCCAGCGTGAAGGCAGATACCCGGCTCCACCTGGAGTCACGCAGACCATGGGATTGGAATTCTCGGGAATCGTTGAGGAAGTTGGCAGTGGTCAGACTGATGACGAATGGAAGAAGGGTGAAGAAGTCTTTGGGCTGACATATGGAGGCGCGTATGCGGAGTATGTAGTGGTGAATAAGAAAATGCTATTGAGGAAGCCAGCGGAGTTGGGCTGGGAGGTGTGTGCGGGTATACCTGAA GTCTGGATGACAGCGCTCCAAGCCCTGCGCCTAGTGGGAGAATGGTGTCCAGAGAAGAAAAGCATCCTCTGGCACGCCGGCGCCTCCTCCGTCTCCATCGCAGGCATTCAGCTCTCCCTCAACCTCTCCCCTACCCCAAAAGTCTACGCCACGACCCGCCAGGACGCAAAGTGCACCTTTGTCGTAGACGAAATCGGCGCAACTTCAGCTTTCAAAAGCACCAAACCCTACACCAAAGCCGACGGCTCAGAAGGCGGTACGTGGGCCGACGAGGTCCGCCGCACAAACAACAACGAAGGCATCGACCTCGTCATCGACTACATTGGCGCCCCTTACTTCGGCGACAACCTCGCCGTCCTCGCAAAGGATGGGAGAGTTGTGCAGCTTGGTGCGTTGGGAGGGACTGTCCTGCCTGAGAAGACAGATATCAGTGCTTTCATTATGAAGCGGGCGAGTTTTGTGGGTTCGACGCTGAGGAGTAGGGACCCGGAGTATCAGGGGAGGCTGAGGGATCTGCTTGCGGAGGAGGTGCTGCCGAAGTTGGTGAGGGGGGAGTATAGGATGCCGTTGGAGAGGGTGTTGAGTTGGAGGGATATCGGGGAGGCGCATCTTTTGCTGGAGGGGAATAAGACGATGGGGAAGTTGGTTTGCGTGGTGGATTGA